Proteins encoded within one genomic window of Candidatus Woesearchaeota archaeon:
- a CDS encoding TCP-1/cpn60 chaperonin family protein — MTKEVQPIFILPEGTQRSSGRNAQRNNIMAAKLVAETVRTTLGPKGMDKMLVDSLGDVVVTNDGVTILEEMQIEHPAAKMIVEVAKTQEDEVGDGTTTAVVIAGELLKQAEDLLDQDIHPTVLARGYRLAAERSQEILNQIAEKVTEKDTDMLKKIAMTAMTGKGAESAKEKLSELTVQAIKQVMEKSEDRIRIDRDDIKIEKKIGNTVESSSLIRGIVLDKEKVHSGMPSVVVDARIALIDSAVEIKNTEIDAKIQITDPGQMQAFIDMEEKMLRNMVNRIVDSGANVVFCQKGIDDIAQHFLAKSGIYAARRVKKSDMEKLARATGAKIVTNLDDLGKNDLGRSGRVEEHKIGDEEMTFVSECKNPKSVTILVRGGTEHVVDEVKRAMEDAIGDIAAALKNGKVVGGAGAPEIELAKSLREYATSLSGREQLAVQAFANAMEIIPRTLAENAGLDPIDVLTEMKAAHDKKQKWAGIDVFTGRVMDAWKRGVIEPLKIKTQAVSSASDVAIMILRIDDVIASSGSRKSEVPPPGMPPGGMGY, encoded by the coding sequence ATGACAAAAGAAGTGCAGCCTATTTTCATTTTGCCTGAAGGCACTCAGAGGAGTTCCGGAAGGAATGCCCAGCGGAACAACATCATGGCAGCTAAGCTTGTGGCTGAGACTGTCCGCACGACTCTTGGTCCGAAAGGCATGGACAAGATGCTTGTGGATTCTTTGGGTGATGTTGTTGTCACGAATGATGGGGTCACGATTCTTGAGGAGATGCAGATTGAGCATCCCGCTGCCAAGATGATTGTCGAGGTGGCAAAGACCCAGGAGGATGAGGTCGGCGACGGTACGACGACTGCTGTGGTCATTGCCGGCGAGCTCCTTAAGCAGGCTGAGGACCTGCTCGACCAGGATATCCACCCGACTGTACTTGCAAGAGGTTACAGGCTGGCCGCTGAGAGGTCACAGGAGATACTAAACCAGATTGCAGAGAAGGTGACTGAGAAGGATACAGACATGCTGAAGAAGATTGCCATGACTGCCATGACAGGCAAGGGCGCCGAGTCTGCGAAGGAGAAGCTCTCTGAACTCACTGTGCAGGCCATCAAGCAGGTCATGGAGAAGTCCGAGGATAGGATCAGGATTGACCGGGATGACATTAAGATAGAGAAGAAGATCGGGAATACAGTGGAATCTTCCTCTCTTATAAGGGGTATTGTGCTCGACAAGGAGAAGGTGCATTCAGGGATGCCCTCGGTCGTTGTCGATGCAAGGATCGCTCTGATCGACTCAGCGGTCGAGATAAAGAATACTGAGATAGACGCCAAGATCCAGATAACTGATCCTGGTCAGATGCAGGCTTTCATTGATATGGAAGAGAAGATGCTGAGGAACATGGTCAATAGGATTGTTGACAGCGGTGCCAATGTGGTGTTCTGTCAGAAGGGTATAGATGACATAGCCCAGCATTTCCTTGCGAAGTCCGGCATCTATGCTGCCAGGCGTGTGAAGAAGTCTGATATGGAGAAGCTAGCCAGGGCCACTGGCGCCAAGATTGTCACAAACCTTGATGACTTGGGGAAGAATGATCTGGGTAGGTCTGGCAGGGTCGAGGAGCACAAGATCGGCGACGAGGAGATGACTTTTGTCTCTGAATGCAAGAATCCGAAGTCTGTGACTATTCTTGTGCGTGGGGGCACAGAGCATGTTGTTGATGAGGTCAAGCGCGCAATGGAGGATGCCATCGGTGATATTGCTGCTGCCTTGAAAAATGGCAAGGTTGTCGGCGGCGCCGGCGCTCCTGAGATTGAGCTTGCGAAGTCACTGAGGGAATATGCCACCTCGTTGTCAGGGAGGGAGCAGCTTGCTGTGCAGGCCTTTGCCAATGCAATGGAGATCATCCCGAGGACTTTGGCAGAGAATGCAGGGCTTGATCCTATTGATGTCCTGACTGAGATGAAGGCTGCCCATGATAAGAAGCAGAAGTGGGCTGGCATCGATGTCTTCACCGGCAGGGTCATGGATGCCTGGAAGAGAGGCGTGATTGAGCCGTTGAAGATCAAGACCCAGGCTGTATCCAGTGCATCTGATGTTGCTATAATGATATTGAGGATCGATGATGTGATCGCTTCAAGCGGCAGCAGGAAGAGCGAGGTCCCCCCGCCGGGGATGCCCCCTGGAGGTATGGGATATTAG